gtttattgcgtgtttagttttacctaaaaattagtttgactttaccaggtattgcaaactgaggggaaaaacgagaatatatgatgaccaaccattatttggctttatacatacgacagtcaATGGCAAAGTTTTACTCCGAAGCGTTTcatgcctaaacaatctgagcgatgacgctatgagaccaacactcttatagcgccatcttaatatatagcaacctgcccatcacaaaagcattttttcaaagcaaaaatagggagggcgcgaagtttgtaaaatttttcaaaggggggcgcggctcaaaaagtttaagaacccctAGACTACGTTAAAATTAGCTATTAGTACGCGTAATTGGCACatggtaaaattaaaataatggtTTTGAGCATGTAACTCAGTTATTAAGTGtcaactctccaaaacacttgCAAAATAAGTATccaaatgtttgcaatagtacagtatgggaagaatttttcttGGGTCAAGGGTTGGGGAAACTACTATACTACTTAGACCATGCTTTGTAATATAACAAGCTCCCATCGATTAACgcatgttttataaatttgtttctATTATGTTTAATATCAAAAAgccaacaaataaaataattaatgcattGGCATTACAGTcaaagaaataaacaaatcaTAGTCTATTTTCACGTGACCATGATGAATAGTAGCCTATTTGGTGAAAGTCTTTTCTCATGAGTCATGGCCCACTTGGGCACCCAAGGTCCAGTTTGAGAGTTCCTGCTATAAAGTCTTTTTTTGATCTAATTTAATGTTAATGAAGTCAAATTATCTTATCAATGTGTCGTATTACAGAAAGTTGGTGTTGAGAGTTTGAAAAGTTTGTGAATCTCTGTCTGCTAGTAAGGAAAGTTTAATTGATTTCTtggaatcaaaattttgatacgAACTATTTAGCTTTTAGATAATAAATATGGTTTTTACACATTCTTGTTCCAGGGTTCAGAATAATTTATTTGACTCCGACAGTGATGAAGATGACTTCAAAGTACCTGTTAAGAAGAGACGAAAATGTTTGACCACAAAACAAAACGTAAAACCAAATAatgatacaaaatcaaaagtaACATCTAAAAGAAATAATAAGAAGCCTATGAGAAAGGTTCCAAAGCCGGAAAAGGCTgggaaagaaaaaaatttggcgAATGAATACAAGAAAAGTTctgaaaatgaggaaaatgcaaaaccaaattttgacacAGAAAAGGAAATTATAACTACAAATAATGAATACCCAATTAGTTCGGAACAGTTTCTTACGGAAGCATCTTCAGAAAAAGTCACAGATAGtatacaaaatacaaatttacaaCAATTTGATACAAAATCCAGAGTGACAAATGGCCTGTCTCTTAATAAAACTGATGAACAATCCTTAGATATGTTTACTAATGCACCTGTCATGTCTACTATATTCACAGAGCAAAACAATTCGACACTAGCTTCGCCCCAAGTGATTGAGAGTCAAAGGTCAAACAATGTAGGAAATGATCGGAATGAAAGGCAAAAAGATAATATTctgaaatcaattttaaaagaTCCAATAATACATTCCATAAATTCCTCAAGGCAATCTTTAGAAGATAACAACATTTCCTCTTGTTCGAAACACAGAGTTAGCTTCAATAGCACTGTGATGTATCACGCTGCAAATATTGAAATGGATGATGAGAACGTTCCTATACCCAGCGGCTTCTCCGTACATAACCAAGGGTGGAGCCTGAGTAACAATCAACCAATGATTGCTCAAAGTACTCCACTACATAATAAACCTTCACATAGGTTGTTAAAAGCTAATATACAAAAAGAAGTTGAGAAAGACgatcaaaattgcaaaaatgatCCGAAAAATTCGAAACAGAAGAAGCAAACTGTCGACTGTGTTCAGTCTAGGGGTACTCAACCTGATAATAAAGTAATGTCTAAAAATAGTACTGCCTTAAAAGTTGCTCCCACCacagtgaaaaataaaaaagttgcagCCAAAAGAGCACCAGTGCAAACTAAGCGTAAACCAAAAAGAGTACCTGTTTGGAAGAAAAATGGTGGCAGTTCGTTTTGTAAGTTgtcaaaaataggaaaatctaATAATGATAGTATTCATCATCAAATTATGATTGGTGCTACGGTAGacccaaaatataattttttagacAATTCAGATGATGCTTATTTTGTTGATAGTAAGTCTGAGGACTCAATAAGAGTTAAACTTACTTCTTCAAAACCTTTAGCAAAACAATCTtatgattcaaaaaaattaatgaaaaagatTGTTACGAAAAACTCTGACAAACCACCAAAGAAAGTGAGGAAAAAACCTGCTTCTGATAAATGTACTACTCAATCGAAAGATGATAAAAAGTCAGTTCACGGCGCCACTGCCGATCTGCCAAGACATGCACAATTTACTAATAAGACACAGAGTAAGAAGACTGAGACAAAACCCTATCCTAGAAGCAGGGTAACCACgagacaaaaaaatatttgtattgagTCATCTCTTTTACAAGAAAATGCAAAAACTGGTTTCAAGCCAGCGTTGGTAAATAATCgtgataaaaaaattgaaacttcaAATACTCAAGAAGATCCTGAAATTGAGCAGATTTGTCGAAGAAGTTCAAGAAATAAAAGAATAATTGATTATAAATGCTTGTTGAAAAGTTTTACGACAGTGTACAAACCAACTACTTTAGAGAAAAGTTCTTCAGCTTCAAAATCACCTACGATCGAAGATGATGGGATTGATTCTGAAATTTTGACAAATAAGACTACAAAAGCTACAACCAAAGAAAAAGATTTGGATGAATCGAAAAGTGATTCAAATTTTGATGCACAACATCTTCAACACATTGAGGAAAGACGTCGAAAACCAATATGCCCGAATGATTCAGCATTATCTGACAGTGGCTCTCTTTTTTCATCTTTGAGTTTTAACTCAAGTAcagaaaaatctaaaaaactATCTGAAACAATGCATGATACCAAAGAACCTAAAAATGTCATCAATTCAAAAGGTACTGCTGAACTAAAAAAAAGTATGGAACCTCCAAGAAAAAGTTGTAGAAATACTAAACCCATCAATTATAAAGATTTATCACGATTTGGGAACGCTGTATATAGAAGTAATAAGAGAACGTTTAATGGTTTTGGAAAGAATCgcaaaaaatcatcaaaaaattttaGTACTGAAATGGAAGACAAACCAATCCATTTAAATCACTCAGAGCAAAATTCTTTTGTCTCTACGGAAATCACCAATTTGACTGATGACACACATGGTGACTTTGCACCGTCTAAAATGAGTAACGTTGAAAAACCGGAAAAAGATTCTACGATGATAAATGACTATATTTGCGATCGAAGGCATGTTGATAATAAACGTCGGGGTAAAAAAACAGCTCCAGTAATATCTTCCGACAGCAGTTCATTATTTTCTACTTTACATCGTACTACAGAGAACCACTCAACTTCAATAACTGTGCCTTTACACGCGTTTTCAACAATCAACAAAAGCAATAGTGATGATGAAAACCACGGCAATATTCTTTCAGATGACGAAAATGTAAATACAAATGCCGGTGTCGCAAAGCGTATGTCGACGCCCATTGTTTCAAGATCGCCAGGCTTAAACAAACCCAGCATACCTTTATTCAATTCTGTATCTGTGCATGGACCAATAACAAATATCGAACATGGGACAACACCAAAACTTGGAAATATATCCCTACCTTCTTCAGTGGCAAGTCCAATCATAACGTCTTTTTCACCAATTCCGAATATGTTGCCAGAGACGGGAGATAATGCAAGTGACCTCTCACCTGTTGACCTACCTCAACGCCAGTTAGGTCATGTCATTCATCCTCGAATTTCTCACCTAAGACATCAAAGTACTCCCAATTGTATGTCTTCTCCAGATGCTTGTAAATCATACTCAAGGATGAGAAAATTGTCTCAAGTTGTCAAACGTAAAAAGAATGAGAAAAGCACGACTCGTACTCCTCATAGAGCAAGATCACCAGGCAGTCATTTATCTTCTTCAATTATAAAAGTTGACTCCAGATATAACTGTGATTTAAGGTCAGGTAAGCTGGATGGTAACTAGGATAAACAAATTAGAGAACAAACCTCAAAAATTATGGACATGAAATTTGAAGCATCATGACTAGTACGATAACGCCAGGTCGAACAATCGAGGCCGTAGTTCAATGAAAATCTgatcaaaaatatcaaatggtaTTACTTCCTTCTCTGTCAAATGGGAAAAAATTTTCCATCATTTTTTCGCAGTGAGATGATCATTTTCActcatattttgaatttatttgaaatcacACTTCTCATATATAATTGTTGGTCAGTCACGAATGTTTCCACATCATCCCATTTGAATGATGTAAATAACTATTTTCTAACATGCAATCTCATACATGATACaacaatgaatattattttagaagaACGAAGGCGTACCCTAGACTCAATCAAACTCAATTTAACCTCATTAATCATTGAAGaacaaaattctgaaaaaaatgaaatcgaGCAGGACTCTTCATCTTTGATGAAAACACGGAGTAAATCAAGGTAGGCTATGCATCATTTTCTTGCTCTAACTGTGGCCTTTTTCTACCCTAGAGCTTGGGCTATGGCTCTATTATAGCTGTTGAGGTTTTTCGGTATCGCCACCACCTATTACCATGAAACATCAGCCGAAATGCGATTTCATGGAAGCGGAACTCATATGTATGATATAAAAGAGTGAAAATCTTGTACACCTTCAGAATTTATTCTATTTTCCTATGACTTGAACGGTGAAATCTGTATATGGAATAAATAGGATAACAATTATTGTATTTCCCAAAGTTTCAACCAAAGTTACTGGATTTAACATGTCATgtaaatttttagtttttatatttttataaatagcagtgtctattttttattagaatatatttgatTCTTATAAAATATTATGCTTTTTGCTTTACAAAGTCATTATTAGTTCTCTCCTTTGTTCTTTTATTTCTTTAGTCACTCAACACAGAATCTTCAAGTTTGTGTTACGCCGATGCGAAATAGTTTTATGCAACATGTAATATCATCTGGGGGAAGCGTACGACTAAAATCTCTTGGATTTGTTGTgagtatttttaaaaagttgttGCTTGTTTAACAATCAAGTTGCCaattttttccaataaaatacattttttcttCTCAAATAGAGTCAGCTGTGTGGAGACTTAATAGGCATATTCAATTTTCTACCTTAAATA
The sequence above is a segment of the Styela clava chromosome 7, kaStyClav1.hap1.2, whole genome shotgun sequence genome. Coding sequences within it:
- the LOC120327576 gene encoding uncharacterized protein LOC120327576, with the translated sequence MKKPAVKRKGLNSTLNTSSTLNRSIATYGKVQIRFLQDIPCSNWLPPDDSIGGRKKKDIFSDDSNSFSTMNLAAPEANKVQNNLFDSDSDEDDFKVPVKKRRKCLTTKQNVKPNNDTKSKVTSKRNNKKPMRKVPKPEKAGKEKNLANEYKKSSENEENAKPNFDTEKEIITTNNEYPISSEQFLTEASSEKVTDSIQNTNLQQFDTKSRVTNGLSLNKTDEQSLDMFTNAPVMSTIFTEQNNSTLASPQVIESQRSNNVGNDRNERQKDNILKSILKDPIIHSINSSRQSLEDNNISSCSKHRVSFNSTVMYHAANIEMDDENVPIPSGFSVHNQGWSLSNNQPMIAQSTPLHNKPSHRLLKANIQKEVEKDDQNCKNDPKNSKQKKQTVDCVQSRGTQPDNKVMSKNSTALKVAPTTVKNKKVAAKRAPVQTKRKPKRVPVWKKNGGSSFCKLSKIGKSNNDSIHHQIMIGATVDPKYNFLDNSDDAYFVDSKSEDSIRVKLTSSKPLAKQSYDSKKLMKKIVTKNSDKPPKKVRKKPASDKCTTQSKDDKKSVHGATADLPRHAQFTNKTQSKKTETKPYPRSRVTTRQKNICIESSLLQENAKTGFKPALVNNRDKKIETSNTQEDPEIEQICRRSSRNKRIIDYKCLLKSFTTVYKPTTLEKSSSASKSPTIEDDGIDSEILTNKTTKATTKEKDLDESKSDSNFDAQHLQHIEERRRKPICPNDSALSDSGSLFSSLSFNSSTEKSKKLSETMHDTKEPKNVINSKGTAELKKSMEPPRKSCRNTKPINYKDLSRFGNAVYRSNKRTFNGFGKNRKKSSKNFSTEMEDKPIHLNHSEQNSFVSTEITNLTDDTHGDFAPSKMSNVEKPEKDSTMINDYICDRRHVDNKRRGKKTAPVISSDSSSLFSTLHRTTENHSTSITVPLHAFSTINKSNSDDENHGNILSDDENVNTNAGVAKRMSTPIVSRSPGLNKPSIPLFNSVSVHGPITNIEHGTTPKLGNISLPSSVASPIITSFSPIPNMLPETGDNASDLSPVDLPQRQLGHVIHPRISHLRHQSTPNCMSSPDACKSYSRMRKLSQVVKRKKNEKSTTRTPHRARSPGSHLSSSIIKVDSRYNCDLRSEERRRTLDSIKLNLTSLIIEEQNSEKNEIEQDSSSLMKTRSKSSHSTQNLQVCVTPMRNSFMQHVISSGGSVRLKSLGFVDALTPKRAISNDGRILTAKEKVLYECDQTEPISFEEALQGVVIESCTKLGEGLYGEVFRCKYESRTDPVAIKIIPIEGSLIINNEKQKTFEEILPEIISSKELLALREGIVNVTDGFIELYKVTCVKGSYPQFLLEAWDVYDEERTSENDKPDNFSNDQLYLIFQFADGGADVEHFVFRSANQAYSVLQQVCAALAVAEESLEFEHRDLHWGNILVTPTTSKTVTTNIDSKAYTIKTNGVKASIIDFTLSRLSKGGVTVFQNLAADPDLFTLNSDEDYQFEIYRMMKNATKNNWSTFEPKNNIFWLHYLNDKFYKEVQYRNKKSKVHRCAFAKLRQLGNEIMQYKSCFDAFSSILFGENA